TGCCACACCAAAGGAAATGGGGAATAGATCGGGATTAAACATCGCCTCATCGTTGGGACTATCGCCAACAGTTAGCACCTGCTGTGAAATGAGGTCAGAAAATTGATTTTTGAGTACTGCATCTAAGCCAGTTGCTTTATCTTGGTGCGGTGGTTTTATATGACACTGGACATTGCTGTACGTGAAACTCCAACCCATTTGCCGACATTGGGAAGAGATGGCTTGAAGATCGTCAGTCGATAAATCATCAACATCAAAAGTCCAATCGGTAATACGGAACTGGTTATCAGTGGAAGGATGCAGATTTGGAAATAGCTGTTTGATTTGATGAAAAGTATTTTCTAGAAGAATGCGATGTCTAGATAGATTGGGAATAGAAGAGAGTAAATCTTGTTGACCATTGGGTTGTAAAAACAAACCACCATTTTCCGCGATCGCTCCTACTACAGGTAAATAATTCACTAAAGCACTGACCCAACCCGCCGAGCGACCAGTCACTAATAGGACTGTGATTCCTGCCGATTGTAAATTGAGCAGAGTTGAGATGAAATCAGAAGAGAATTTCCCATTGTGGGTAAGAGTGCCATCAACATCGGAAGCAATTAAACGAATGTCGGACAAATCAGCTTGATTGAGATTGAGCAGGGTCATAGAGAAGAAATGAAACTAGAATCAGAATACAGCCAACGAGGGACTAATGGAAAATCTAGCGATAAGCTGTTGAAGAAT
This portion of the Pseudanabaena sp. ABRG5-3 genome encodes:
- a CDS encoding HAD family hydrolase encodes the protein MTLLNLNQADLSDIRLIASDVDGTLTHNGKFSSDFISTLLNLQSAGITVLLVTGRSAGWVSALVNYLPVVGAIAENGGLFLQPNGQQDLLSSIPNLSRHRILLENTFHQIKQLFPNLHPSTDNQFRITDWTFDVDDLSTDDLQAISSQCRQMGWSFTYSNVQCHIKPPHQDKATGLDAVLKNQFSDLISQQVLTVGDSPNDEAMFNPDLFPISFGVANVRHYQDMMLHLPQYITQASEFAGFQELAQLLLPNSVTDDSM